From the genome of Lutzomyia longipalpis isolate SR_M1_2022 chromosome 2, ASM2433408v1, one region includes:
- the LOC129790178 gene encoding uncharacterized protein LOC129790178 — MAVSFCGKRALLTRANFHVCPKRYGYIVLVPEIGEDLPDRNPLQREDGLLEFGSVTVEKCVSVIGKQAVDVEKQVKELDTKIETRNEVKDIFREVIDPLEQIGAPLETTWGLAKTLYLGNSVLMPTKSYITIHERARRARMAKFSSPNIYRAIKEAKLKGSESLTEEQKRVIEKYLLEGKLNGLELSGDTKGRMDYILGKLGEERTKFRKKVDISTKQFNHVVEDYNIMRDFPPEVLQMFAKDATQPTKGPWMVTLHPQVAANFLEYCPDRTMRWNVWQAQTRRNSNFGEKSLETSTHIEEIRFLRRDQAKLLGYESFVDMSMETKMAGSKENVTKMLEALREKAKPAQDREIESLREYAKHFGFKGQLEAHDIPYFRRKQLLAMHNFEEEIIREYFPLPKVLTGMFDLCERMFHIQIVERTGVDTWHEDVRYYDIVDQGKPVAGFYLDLYTREDVKMQTKDNFGWTVGIRNRSSVTNTKPLTALIFNFAAPIYGKPSLLSFDDVIMLFQRIGYALQHLLTTVNYSEVAGVSNIEWDAVEVASTVMAHFLYNPAVLKSISSHYATEDPLSDALVRSIQTSRTHMAGYDLCQELYLSALDLELYSGKEFWVDVMRELWPRYMTLPLEKKDAHPCSFTPIFSGDWAAAYFSHTWSRIIAADVYSAFHEASGNPEALATVGKRFRDTFLAMGGACAPAEIFRRFRGRDPSPKALISILGLKKAKGSERTDDGGKK, encoded by the exons atgGCTGTGTCTTTCTGCGGAAAACGTGCACTGCTAACTCGAGCCAACTTCCATGTATGCCCCAAGAGATATGGCTACATTGTTCT AGTCCCGGAAATTGGGGAAGATTTGCCAGACCGGAATCCCCTGCAGAGGGAGGATGGACTACTGGAATTTGGGTCTGTGACCGTGGAGAAATGCGTGTCAGTTATTGGAAAACAAGCTGTGGATGTTGAGAAGCAGGTGAAGGAATTGGATACAAAGATTGAGACAAGGAATGAAGTAAAGGACATCTTCAGGGAAGTTATTGATCCGCTTGAACAAATTGGGGCACCATTGGAAACAACATGGGGCCTGGCGAAGACACTCTACCTGGGGAACAGTGTCCTGATGCCAACGAAAAGTTATATAACTATCCATGAAAGAGCCCGGCGGGCACGAATGGCAAAGTTCTCCAGCCCAAACATCTACAGAGCCATAAAAGAGGCCAAATTGAAGGGTAGTGAGAGTTTGACGGAGGAGCAGAAGAGGGTCATTGAGAAGTACCTTCTGGAAGGGAAGCTCAATGGCCTGGAACTGAGTGGAGACACAAAGGGACGCATGGATTATATCCTTGGGAAACTCGGGGAGGAGAGAACAAAGTTCCGGAAGAAAGTGGATATCTCCACGAAGCAATTTAATCATGTTGTTGAAGATTACAACATAATGAGGGATTTCCCTCCGGAAGTGCTGCAGATGTTTGCTAAGGATGCCACACAGCCTACTAAGGGTCCCTGGATGGTGACCCTTCATCCGCAAGTTGCAGCAAATTTCCTCGAGTATTGCCCCGACAGGACAATGCGTTGGAATGTGTGGCAGGCTCAGACAAGGAGAAATTCCaattttggtgaaaaatcCCTGGAAACCAGCACGCATATTGAGGAAATTCGCTTCCTGCGTCGTGATCAGGCAAAACTCCTTGGGTACGAGAGCTTCGTTGACATGTCCATGGAGACAAAGATGGCAGGAAGTAAGGAGAATGTCACCAAAATGCTGGAAGCTCTCAGGGAGAAGGCAAAACCAGCTCAAGATAGGGAAATTGAAAGCCTCCGCGAGTATGCTAAACATTTCGGATtcaag GGTCAGCTTGAAGCTCACGATATCCCCTACTTCCGGCGAAAACAACTTCTCGCCATGCataattttgaagaagaaatcatCCGGGAATACTTCCCGCTGCCCAAAGTCCTCACGGGAATGTTTGATCTGTGCGAGCGAATGTTCCACATTCAGATTGTTGAACGAACAGGCGTTGATACGTGGCATGAGGATGTTCGGTACTACGACATTGTTGATCAAGGAAAACCCGTGGCGGGATTCTATTTGGATCTCTACACGCGCGAAGATGTGAAGATGCAGACAAAGGATAACTTTGGATGGACTGTTGGTATCCGGAATCGCAGTTCCGTCACAAATACCAAACCCCTAACGGCTCtaatattcaattttgctGCTCCAATTTATGGGAAACCCAGCCTCCTGTCATTTGATGACGTTATTATGCTGTTCCAACGCATTGGCTACGCACTGCAACATCTCCTGACCACGGTGAATTATTCCGAAGTAGCTGGTGTGTCGAATATTGAGTGGGATGCTGTGGAAGTAGCTAGTACGGTTATGGCACATTTTCTCTACAATCCAGCTGTGCTGAAGAGCATCTCATCGCACTATGCCACTGAGGATCCTCTGTCGGATGCCCTGGTGAGGAGTATCCAGACATCACGTACCCACATGGCGGGCTATGATCTCTGCCAGGAGCTCTACTTATCCGCCCTGGATCTGGAGCTGTATTCAGGCAAGGAATTCTGGGTGGATGTAATGCGGGAACTCTGGCCACGCTATATGACGCTACCGCTGGAGAAGAAGGACGCTCACCCGTGCTCCTTCACCCCAATCTTCTCCGGAGACTGGGCAGCAGCCTACTTCAGCCACACTTGGTCCCGCATCATTGCCGCCGACGTCTATTCGGCCTTCCACGAGGCATCCGGCAATCCCGAAGCCCTCGCCACTGTGGGGAAACGCTTCAGGGATACCTTCCTCGCAATGGGAGGTGCTTGTGCACCAGCTGAAATTTTCAGGCGTTTTCGTGGTCGGGATCCATCCCCCAAGGCTCTCATCTCCATTTTGGGGCTCAAGAAAGCCAAGGGGAGTGAGCGCACAGATGATGGTGGGAAAAAGTAA
- the LOC129790241 gene encoding uncharacterized protein LOC129790241, with translation MPKLRQPGPLGTIALRATAAWLCKLAKEYMPVIAQISKVNVQEAAMILKDKMQELHDLFEYNVPFCLYDKLAEEMFIAIPRLIENIKSRQELNSSMGKFLSEVNVAVSLTEVLLSSNLRTLHFDQVPKMMRHIFYMKLDQLTGIMSLDLGSLSGGWKTQDMEPTVLNGIVNMRNLRAISINYDATDNIITTLGECCPNLVAIDFSSSKCITNASIDLLMALPNLRRVILYRTSVTMDGYIRLLLNLPKIEDLGRYDDLGRCLSYIDTYYPNLDELNLTKFISHYATTEHLQILGKLCPKLHTVSLFHNALLVDLMTLIAIDDLRDLKLLSADFFADQIRHVLEVKGCNLTHLHLEHVDEIDMNALIYISQFCPDLKTFVIYNCDLVDSTSLCMRRFPIPPFMNLEKLTIAATCKFWHLDFLLATAFKIRYIHFGTMVPTDDDLIVHVLAKNPMPLLEEFRIMFSECLTINSAYKLANTCVSLQKLTEIESWTKITEAELNIFRKFIKARNMDLDIKSQKFNSN, from the coding sequence ATGCCCAAACTCCGTCAACCCGGCCCTCTGGGTACAATTGCCCTACGCGCAACAGCTGCATGGCTGTGCAAACTGGCCAAGGAGTACATGCCGGTAATTGCTCAGATTTCCAAGGTTAATGTCCAGGAAGCAGCGATGATTCTCAAGGATAAAATGCAGGAGTTGCATGATTTATTTGAGTACAATGTGCCATTTTGTCTGTACGACAAACTCGCTGAGGAGATGTTCATTGCAATTCCCAGGCTGATTGAGAACATCAAGAGCCGGCAGGAGCTCAATTCCTCAATGGGGAAGTTTCTCAGTGAAGTCAATGTGGCTGTTAGTCTCACTGAGGTGCTCCTGTCGTCGAATCTGCGAACGTTGCACTTTGATCAGGTTCCCAAGATGATGAGACATATTTTCTACATGAAACTGGATCAGTTGACTGGGATAATGTCCCTGGATCTGGGTTCCCTGTCAGGTGGATGGAAGACCCAGGATATGGAACCAACGGTTCTCAATGGGATTGTTAATATGCGAAATTTACGTGCAATTAGCATAAATTACGATGCAACGGATAACATTATAACAACCCTGGGGGAATGTTGTCCGAATCTCGTTGCGATTGATTTTAGCTCCTCAAAATGCATCACTAATGCAAGTATTGACCTCCTAATGGCACTACCGAATCTCCGGAGGGTTATTCTCTACAGGACCTCTGTCACAATGGATGGGTACATAAGGTTATTGCTGAATTTGCCAAAGATTGAAGATCTCGGGCGTTACGATGATCTTGGGCGGTGCCTGTCGTACATTGATACCTACTACCCGAATCTGGATGAATTGAATCTCACCAAATTCATCAGTCACTACGCTACAACGGAACACCTTCAGATCCTGGGGAAACTCTGCCCAAAGCTTCATACAGTTTCCCTCTTTCACAACGCCCTCCTGGTTGACCTCATGACCCTGATTGCCATTGATGATCTGCGGGATCTAAAGCTCCTCTCAGCGGACTTCTTCGCTGATCAAATTAGGCACGTGCTGGAGGTGAAAGGTTGCAACCTCACCCATTTGCACCTGGAGCATGTTGATGAGATCGACATGAATGCCCTGATCTACATCAGTCAATTCTGCCCCGATCTCAAGACATTCGTCATCTACAATTGCGATTTAGTCGATAGTACGTCACTCTGCATGAGACGTTTCCCCATCCCGCCCTTTATGAACCTGGAGAAGCTCACAATAGCAGCCACATGCAAATTCTGGCATCTTGACTTCCTCCTGGCCACCGCCTTCAAGATCCGCTACATCCACTTTGGCACAATGGTTCCAACAGACGATGATCTCATTGTCCACGTTCTCGCCAAGAATCCAATGCCACTCCTTGAGGAATTCCGTATTATGTTCTCAGAATGCCTCACAATCAATTCAGCGTACAAGCTGGCCAACACCTGCGTCAGTCTGCAGAAACTCACGGAAATTGAGAGTTGGACAAAGATAACGGAGGctgaattgaatattttcagaaAGTTCATCAAGGCCCGAAATATGGATTTGGACATTAAAtcgcaaaaattcaattctaactaa
- the LOC129790407 gene encoding mediator of RNA polymerase II transcription subunit 10, protein MDCKNPLENLETNLEMFIENVRQIRIIVSDFQAQGQNVLNQKIQGLVTGLQEIDKLKSQVQNVHVPFEVFDYIDQGKNPQLYTKDCIDKARSKNEEVKGKIDAYRKFKANMVLELQKTFPNELNKYRALRGDE, encoded by the exons ATGGATTGCAAGAATCCTCTGGAAAATCTTGAGACAAACTTGGAAATGTTCATTGAAAATGTTCGCCAAATTCGCATCATTGTGAGTGATTTTCAAGCACAAGGGCAGAATGTTCTCAATCAGAAGAt ACAAGGCTTGGTCACAGGACTCCAGGAGATTGATAAATTGAAGAGCCAGGTGCAAAATGTTCACGTTCCCTTTGAAGTTTTTGACTACATTGACCAAGGGAAGAATCCCCAGCTGTACACAAAGGATTGCATTGATAAGGCACGCAGTAAAAATGAAGAGGTCAAGGGGAAGATTGATGCGTACAGGAAGTTCAAAGCAAACATGGTGCTGGAGCTGCAGAAGACATTTCCCAACGAGCTGAACAAGTACCGTGCTCTTCGAGGGGATGAATAA